The DNA sequence AATTGGCATGCACGCGGCTATTCTGTCGCAGCAATGGATTGGCGCGGACAAGGCTTATCAGAAAGGCTTTTATCACATTGGGGTGAGGATCACAGAGAACGACATTATCTCAAAAATTTTGACGACCTCATTGCTGATCTAAAATTTTTCTTCGACACCATTCTTGTTAACGAAATGCCTAAGCCCTTCATTCTCATGGGGCATAGCCAGGCTGGCCATTCAATTCTTCGTTTTATTCATGACCACGGCGCTCTTGTTGAAAAAGCCATATGCATTGCGCCCATGGTCGATATTTTCATGCCTCTTCCAGACAGAGTCACCAATTCCCTGCTCTCTATCGCTGAGTGGTTGGGCCAAGACTATCGATATGTCCCTGGCCACAAGGCTTTTAAAGATGGACGTTGGGGATGGAGAAAAAAGCTTACAAATGATGAGGAACGGTTTGAAGATGAAGATTGGTTCATTCACAATAAAGACAGAAAACTGGCCGTTGGCGGAGTCACATTCGGCTGGTTAAAAGCAGCGAAACAGTCTATTCATCGTCTAAACAGCCCAGGATTTCCTGAAAGTATCACAACTCCGACCCTTATCTTTCAAGCAGGGGATGATGAAATTGTTGATAATAAAGCACAAACAACATTTGCTAAGCGCATGCCTCATGTTGGTTTAGTCCGCATTGAAGGGGCCAAACACGAACTTCTTAAAGAAACTGATTCTGTTCGAGAGAAAGTTTGGAAGGCCATAGATCATTTCATTGCACCATAATGAAGTCCTTTCTTCTATGCGCTGAAGAGACTTCCCATCAAATCTGCCCAAAACTGTGTGGGGCCCAAAATGAAGAAGACGGCATATCTAAGAACAAGCGCTGAAATCCCTAACTTTGTTACCCAATGGATCTTTTCATCTTGCCTTCTATCATAGAGACAAACAAGGGCTAGCAAGCCAAAATGTAGCAACAGGCCCAGAGGTGGGAAATCTAATAGATTGCCTATTCTCCCTACGGCAGGGTCAAGTAAGACAATGCACGTCATCAGCATAAAATGCTTATGGACGTCAGCTTGTTTTCGAGTGAGATAAGCCATAAAAAAGAATAACGGCATTAAAGTCGCATCTAAAATGGGCAGCATGATGAAATGGTGAGCCGTGAAGGGTATAAAGTCTGGAACGCCCCGCGCATAACTCTCGGGAATCACAAGCAGCATAGAAATGGCCATCAGCCCTACGAGCAATAAACTCAAGATGCCTATTTTTTTATGCATCACATAGTTTTTACTCCCAATGAAGCCGGCCTGAATGACAAATAATATGTACCACAGTGTCCAACAGACTGAGTGAACGATCAGGGCTGAAGAAAATTCAAAATCCGTCGAATATTTTTCAAAGACGGTTGGGACAAATCCTATTAAAATCAATAAGATAAATAAAAATCCCATACGCACATAAAATGATGACAATGGATGATTAGCTGTTCCCTTAGTCATCTTGACCTCCCCTTCAAAGAATACCTTGGAAGCAGACTACCACAATTTATCTAATTCATCGGATATAAATTATTTTCTATTCAATAAAACCGATTACAAAAATTGATATTCCCTGATTGCATTTCTGAGCTGATGGCTTATCTATATTCTCAAGAAAGCACGGGCGAGTCTCTCTCGTCAGGCTAATAGATAAAACCCCACAATGGGATGCGTATTGGAGAATGAGAATGAGCGAGACAAATCACACCAAAATGTTGGTTATTGGATCAGGGCCTGCCGGCTATACCGCAGCCATCTATGCAGCGCGAGCAAATTTAGCCCCTACGGTTGTGA is a window from the Temperatibacter marinus genome containing:
- a CDS encoding alpha/beta hydrolase is translated as MPETSQAKTAYSYPSSQENSLRRTEPSGGRYDYFDSFDGAKIRYGLWPIPNAQGTVILLGGRTEFIEKFYEDMHNWHARGYSVAAMDWRGQGLSERLLSHWGEDHRERHYLKNFDDLIADLKFFFDTILVNEMPKPFILMGHSQAGHSILRFIHDHGALVEKAICIAPMVDIFMPLPDRVTNSLLSIAEWLGQDYRYVPGHKAFKDGRWGWRKKLTNDEERFEDEDWFIHNKDRKLAVGGVTFGWLKAAKQSIHRLNSPGFPESITTPTLIFQAGDDEIVDNKAQTTFAKRMPHVGLVRIEGAKHELLKETDSVREKVWKAIDHFIAP